A single region of the Metarhizium brunneum chromosome 6, complete sequence genome encodes:
- the atrF_1 gene encoding ABC multidrug transporter atrF, whose amino-acid sequence MSADDTRTLANDGFPDGEDKALPTTQEWAMKPNVAKFHERNQASGFPRRELGVTWTDLTIKARSAESALHENVVSQFNIPKLIQESRRETPLKTILDASHGCVKPGEMLLVLGRPGSGCTTLLNLLTNKRRGYEHISGDVFYGSMKASDAKKYRGQIVMNTEEEVFFPTLTVGQSMDFATRLKTPFNLPNGVSDKEDHRAETKEFLLKSMGIEHTFDTKVGDAFVRGVSGGERKRVSIIECLASRGSVFCWDNSTRGLDASTALEYTKAIRAMTDVLGLASIVTLYQAGNGIYQLFDKVLVLDEGKEIYYGPMREARPFMEELGFICDDGANVADFLTGVTVPTERKIRGDMRHKFPRTAADIRARYEETQIYSRMKAEYDFPTSAGAKEKTELFQQAIHLDKEKGLPKNSPMTVGFLGQVRACIIRQYQILWGDKATFIIKQVSTIVQALIAGSLFYNAPASSAGLFVKSGACFFALLFNSLLSMSEVTESFSGRPVLLKHKSFAFFHPAAFCIAQIAADVPVILFQVSAFSLILYFMVGLTMDAGIFFTFWIIVVATTFCMTALFRSIGAGFSTFDAASKVSGFLITACIMYTGYMIQKPQMHPWFVWLFWIDPLAYAFDALLSNEFHGKRIDCVANNLIPSGPGFTSGENQACAGVGGAVPGQSFVDGDAYLASLSYSHSHLWRNFGIVWAWWALFVFITIVMTSRWRSSSEAGPSLFIPRDTAKAYKVGQKKREKDEEGQGQVSDAVVSSASLSDERTEAEDEGPTNLVRNTSVFTWKNLSYTVKTPSGDRLLLDNVQGWVKPGNLTALMGSSGAGKTTLLDVLAQRKTEGTIHGSILVDGRPLPVSFQRSAGYCEQLDVHESHATVREALQFSALLRQSRETPRREKLAYVDTIIDLLELHDLADTLIGEVGAGLSVEQRKRVTIGVELVAKPSILLFLDEPTSGLDGQSAYHTVRFLRKLAAVGQAVLVTIHQPSAVLFSQFDTLLLLAKGGKTVYFGDIGEQASVIKEYFGRYGAPCPPGANPAEHMIDVVSGVLSQGKNWSDIWLASPEYEKMTAELDGIIEKAAASPPGTVDDGHEFATPMWEQIKLVTHRMNVSLYRNTDYVNNKFALHIFSALFNGFSFWMVGDSVGDLQLKLFTIFNFIFVAPGVLAQLQPLFIHRRDIFEAREKKSKMYSWVAFVTGLIVSEIPYLIICGVLYFVCWYYTVGFPANSQRAGATFFVMLMYEFLYTGMGQFIAAYAPNEVFATLVNPLLIGTLVSFCGVLVPYSQIQPFWRYWMYYLNPFNYLMGSLLVFDLWGSKVTCSSRELATFDPVNGTTCGEYLRDYLAEGPGSVANLLNPEATSSCKVCSYTEAQDYLRTLNLNEYYFGWRDAAIVVLMVFSSYAMVYALMKLRTKTSKKAE is encoded by the exons ATGTCCGCCGACGACACCAGGACTCTCGCCAACGATGGCTTTCCTGATGGAGAGGACAAGGCCCTGCCCACTACGCAAGAATGGGCCATGAAACCCAATGTTGCCAAATTCCATGAGAGAAACCAGGCCTCCGGCTTCCCCCGTCGTGAACTCGGCGTCACCTGGACGGACTTGACGATCAAGGCACGAAGCGCGGAATCCGCTCTGCACGAAAATGTCGTGTCGCAGTTCAACATTCCCAAACTCATCCAAGAGTCGAGACGCGAGACGCCCCTCAAGACAATATTGGACGCTTCACATGGCTGTGTAAAGCCAGGCGAGATGttgctcgtcctcggccgccCTGGATCCGGATGCACCACCTTGCTCAACCTCCTGACCAACAAAAGACGCGGCTACGAGCACATATCCGGGGACGTCTTCTACGGGTCCATGAAGGCCAGCGACGCCAAAAAGTACAGAGGCCAGATTGTCATGAACACAGAAGAGGAAGTCTTCTTCCCTACACTCACCGTGGGCCAATCCATGGATTTTGCAACTCGGCTGAAAACACCATTCAACCTGCCCAACGGGGTGAGCGACAAGGAGGACCATCGTGCAGAGACCAAGGAGTTCCTGCTAAAGTCCATGGGCATCGAGCACACATTCGACACAAAGGTCGGCGATGCGTTTGTGCGTGGCGTTTCCGGCGGTGAGAGGAAGCGCGTTTCCATCATTGAGTGCCTTGCCTCCAGGGGCAGTGTGTTTTGCTGGGACAATTCGACCAGAGGCCTGGATGCCAGCAC TGCTCTAGAGTATACCAAGGCGATTCGTGCCATGACCgacgtccttggcctcgcaTCCATCGTTACCCTGTACCAGGCCGGCAACGGCATTTACCAGCTCTTTGACAAGGTGCTGGTACTGGACGAAGGCAAAGAGATTTACTACGGACCAATGAGGGAGGCACGCCCTTTCATGGAGGAACTGGGCTTCAtctgcgacgacggcgccaatgTGGCCGACTTCCTGACCGGCGTCACCGTCCCCACGGAGCGCAAGATCCGTGGCGATATGCGGCACAAGTTTCCCCggacggcggccgacatACGCGCTCGCTATGAGGAGACGCAAATCTACAGCCGGATGAAGGCCGAGTACGACTTTCCCACCTCGGCCGGCGCAAAGGAGAAGACGGAGCTGTTCCAGCAGGCCATCCACTTGGACAAGGAAAAGGGGCTGCCCAAGAACAGCCCCATGACGGTTGGCTTTCTTGGACAGGTCAGGGCCTGCATCATCCGGCAGTACCAAATCCTCTGGGGAGACAAGGCCacattcatcatcaagcaGGTTTCCACCATTGTGCAGGCTCTCATCGCCGGGTCTCTGTTTTACAACGCGcccgcgtcctcggcgggcttGTTTGTCAAGTCGGGCGCGtgcttctttgccttgctctTCAACAGTCTGTTGTCCATGTCGGAAGTTACAGAGTCGTTTAGCGGACGGCCGGTTCTTCTCAAGCACAAGTCGTTTGCCTTCTTTCACCCCGCGGCCTTTTGTATCGCGCAGATTGCCGCCGACGTGCCCGTCATTCTCTTCCAGGTCTCCGCCTTCTCCCTCATCCTGTACTTTATGGTTGGTCTGACCATGGACGcgggcatcttcttcacttTCTGGATCATCGTGGTTGCCACTACTTTT TGcatgacggccttgttcAGGTCCATCGGCGCCGGGTTCAGCACGTTTGACGCGGCTTCCAAGGTTTCCGGGTTCCTCATCACCGCGTGCATCATGTACACGGGATACATGATTCAGAAGCCCCAAATGCACCCCTGGTTCGTGTGGCTCTTCTGGATCGATCCTCTGGCCTATGCGTTCGACGCTCTGCTGTCAAACGAGTTCCACGGGAAAAGGATCGATTGCGTCGCCAACAACCTCATCCCCAGCGGGCCCGGCTTTACCAGTGGCGAGAATCAAGCGTGCgctggcgtcggcggcgctgTACCCGGCCAGAGTTTTGTCGATGGTGATGCGTACCTCGCGTCGCTGTCATATAGCCATTCGCACCTGTGGCGAAACTTTGGCATCGTCTGGGCGTGGTGGgcgctcttcgtcttcatcaccatTGTGATGACGAGCCGGTGGCGCTCGTCCTCTGAAGCCGGCCCGAGTCTCTTCATCCCCAGAGACACGGCCAAGGCGTACAAGGTCGGCCagaaaaagagggaaaaggacgaggagggccaaggacaagtctcAGACGCCGTTGTCTCGAGCGCATCTTTGAGCGACGAAAGAACAGAAGCAGAAGACGAAGGGCCGACAAATCTTGTGCGCAACACGTCCGTCTTCACTTGGAAGAATCTGTCGTACACGGTCAAAACGCCATCTGGCGATCgactgctcttggacaatgtACAGGGTTGGGTCAAGCCCGGAAACCTCACCGCTCTGATGGGTTCCTCCGGCGCGGGAAAGACGACGCTGCTGGATGTCTTGGCTCAGAGAAAGACAGAGGGAACCATCCACGGATCCATCTTGGTCGACGGAAGACCCCTTCCGGTATCCTTCCAGCGATCGGCGGGCTACTGCGAACAGCTCGATGTGCACGAATCCCACGCGACTGTCCGCGAGGCGCTGCAGTTTTCCGCCCTGCTCCGACAGAGCCGCGAGACGCCGCGGAGAGAGAAGCTTGCCTACGTGGACACCATCATCGACCTCCTCGAGCTCCACGATTTGGCAGACACGCTGATCGGCGAGGTCGGCGCGGGCTTGAGCGTCGAGCAGCGCAAGCGCGTGACGATTGGCGTTGAGCTTGTGGCCAAGCCCAGCATCCTGCTCTTCCTGGACGAGCCTACCTCGGGCCTTGACGGGCAATCTGCCTACCACACGGTTCGTTTCCTGCGCAAGCTCGCCGCGGTCGGCCAGGCGGTGCTGGTCACGATCCACCAGCCTTCTGCCGTGCTCTTTTCCCAGTTCGACACGCTCCTGCTTCTGGCCAAGGGCGGCAAAACCGTCTACTTTGGCGACATTGGCGAGCAGGCCTCCGTCATCAAGGAGTACTTCGGGCGTTACGGCGCCCCCTGCCCGCCCGGGGCCAACCCGGCCGAGCACATGATTGACGTCGTCTCGGGGGTGCTCTCGCAGGGCAAGAACTGGAGCGACATATGGCTCGCCTCGCCCGAGTACGAAAAGATGACGGCCGAGCTGGACGGCATCATTGAGAAGGCGGCCGCGTCCCCCCCCGGgaccgtcgacgacggccacgagTTCGCCACGCCCATGTGGGAGCAGATCAAGCTGGTGACGCACCGGATGAACGTGTCGCTGTACCGCAACACAGACTACGTCAACAACAAGTTTGCGCTGCACATCTTCTCGGCCCTGTTCAACGGCTTCTCCTTCTGGATGGTGGGCGACTCGGTGGGCGACCTGCAGCTGAAGCTCttcaccatcttcaacttCATCTTCGTGGCGCCGGGCGTGCTGGCCCAGCTGCAGCCGCTCTTCATCCACCGCCGCGACATCTTCGAGGCGCGCGAGAAAAAGTCCAAAATGTACTCGTGGGTCGCCTTTGTCACGGGCCTCATCGTCTCCGAGATCCCGTACCTCATCATCTGCGGCGTGCTCTACTTTGTGTGCTGGTACTACACGGTCGGGTTCCCGGCCAACTCGCAGCGCGCCGGCGCCACCTTCTTCGTCATGCTCATGTACGAGTTCCTGTACACGGGCATGGGGCAGTTCATTGCCGCCTACGCGCCCAACGAGGTCTTTGCCACGCTGGTGAACCCGCTGCTGATTGGAACCCTCGTCTCCTTCTGCGGCGTCCTCGTGCCGTACTCGCAGATCCAGCCCTTCTGGCGGTACTGGATGTACTACCTCAATCCGTTCAACTACCTCATGGGCAGTCTGCTCGTGTTTGACCTCTGGGGGAGCAAGGTGACGTGCTCGTCGAGGGAGCTCGCCACCTTTGACCCGGTCAACGGCACCACGTGCGGCGAGTACCTGAGGGATTACCTGGCCGAAGGGCCGGGCAGCGTGGCCAACCTTCTCAATCCGGAGGCGACGAGTTCCTGCAAAGTGTGTTCGTATACCGAGGCGCAGGATTACCTGAGGACGCTCAACCTCAACGAGTACTATTTCGGGTGGCGGGATGCGGCTATTGTCGTGCTCATGGTGTTTAGCTCGTATGCCATGGTGTACgcgttgatgaagctgaGGACCAAGACGTCCAAGAAGGCCGAGTAG